One Desulfuromonas thiophila genomic window carries:
- a CDS encoding methyl-accepting chemotaxis protein, protein MSIRNKVAAILTVLLLIVMGTAILVVNLQTSRLLRQQADEQMRLLRQAEHQQAKSVFQSLNIGTRTSVEMGEMEVFADLLKELGTVHNVAEVGLASATGAVDYSSLQGNIGRSFDAELMRQARAATLGNAEFMHEAGDRLTLLHASILEPKCLECHFDNKAGDLAGVLYLHYDLSELHQVGKQVEQSRAAGVRQSFTTMALTGVLGILLASLAIFFILGVLVRRPLVAVEKMFDNMAAGRFDGRLNMKSNDEIGHIGRTIDRFADFLQQDVLVSLQKLAAGDLSFDIQPRDQEDSLRVALKKVSTDLNDVLEQVRQGASQIAAGSAQISDTSQSLSDGATSSASSLEQISASMNELASQTRGSADNASQASQLAGQAQKAADRGSDQMQQMITAMSDINESGQNISKIIKVIDEIAFQTNLLALNAAVEAARAGQHGKGFAVVAEEVRNLAARSAKAAQETAALIENSVAKAEHGASIADRTAAAFSEIVREIQKVNDLVAEIAASSNEQAQGIAQINEGVARIDEVTQQNTSSAEESAAAAQELSSQAAQLEGLLTNFKLKNLSSRPSLAPPARSRALSAAAKARPVARPAAPAPSTEQWGGGPAAPPRIALDDDEFGKF, encoded by the coding sequence ATGAGCATTCGGAACAAGGTCGCGGCGATCCTGACGGTTTTGCTGCTGATCGTGATGGGAACGGCAATTCTGGTTGTCAACCTGCAGACATCGCGGCTGCTGCGGCAGCAGGCGGATGAGCAGATGCGTCTGCTGCGGCAGGCCGAGCACCAGCAGGCAAAAAGCGTGTTCCAGAGCCTGAACATCGGTACCCGCACCTCGGTGGAGATGGGGGAGATGGAGGTGTTCGCCGATCTGCTCAAGGAACTCGGCACCGTTCATAACGTGGCTGAGGTTGGTCTCGCCAGTGCCACTGGCGCCGTTGATTATTCGAGTCTGCAGGGGAATATTGGCCGTTCGTTTGATGCTGAATTGATGCGTCAGGCTCGCGCCGCCACCCTGGGCAATGCCGAATTCATGCACGAGGCCGGTGATCGCCTGACCCTGCTGCACGCTTCGATTCTCGAACCCAAGTGCCTGGAATGTCATTTCGACAACAAGGCTGGCGACCTGGCGGGTGTCCTTTATTTGCACTATGATCTCAGCGAATTACATCAGGTGGGCAAGCAGGTTGAACAATCCCGCGCCGCGGGTGTGCGGCAGAGTTTCACCACCATGGCGCTGACCGGAGTGCTGGGTATTCTGCTGGCTTCACTGGCAATCTTTTTTATCCTGGGTGTGCTGGTGCGACGGCCCTTGGTGGCGGTCGAGAAGATGTTTGACAACATGGCAGCTGGCCGTTTCGATGGTCGTCTGAACATGAAGAGCAACGATGAGATTGGTCATATCGGTCGTACCATTGATCGATTTGCTGATTTTCTGCAGCAGGATGTACTGGTGTCCCTGCAAAAGCTCGCTGCTGGCGATCTGAGTTTTGACATCCAGCCCCGCGACCAAGAAGATTCGTTGCGTGTGGCGCTGAAAAAGGTCAGTACCGACCTGAACGACGTTCTCGAACAGGTGCGTCAGGGTGCCAGCCAAATTGCTGCCGGTTCGGCGCAGATTTCCGATACCAGTCAGTCGCTGTCCGATGGCGCCACCAGTTCGGCCAGTTCACTGGAGCAGATCAGCGCTTCGATGAACGAACTGGCCTCACAGACCCGCGGCAGTGCCGATAACGCCAGCCAGGCCAGTCAACTGGCAGGCCAGGCGCAAAAGGCCGCTGATCGCGGCAGTGATCAGATGCAACAGATGATTACCGCCATGTCGGATATCAACGAATCGGGCCAGAACATTTCCAAGATTATTAAAGTAATCGACGAAATCGCCTTCCAGACCAATCTGCTGGCGCTCAATGCCGCTGTTGAGGCGGCCCGTGCCGGTCAGCATGGCAAAGGCTTTGCTGTCGTGGCGGAGGAGGTGCGCAATCTGGCGGCCCGTAGCGCCAAGGCGGCCCAGGAAACCGCCGCCCTGATTGAAAACTCTGTCGCCAAGGCCGAGCATGGTGCCTCCATTGCCGACCGCACGGCTGCAGCATTCAGTGAAATCGTGCGAGAAATCCAGAAGGTCAATGACCTGGTGGCTGAGATTGCCGCATCAAGTAACGAGCAGGCCCAGGGAATTGCTCAGATCAACGAGGGTGTGGCCCGGATTGATGAGGTGACCCAACAGAATACCTCCAGTGCCGAGGAAAGTGCGGCGGCAGCTCAGGAACTTTCGAGCCAGGCCGCTCAGTTGGAAGGACTGTTGACCAATTTCAAACTCAAGAACCTCTCTTCCCGGCCGTCGCTGGCTCCGCCGGCCCGGTCGCGGGCTCTGTCTGCGGCTGCCAAGGCACGCCCCGTGGCCCGGCCGGCTGCGCCCGCGCCGTCGACGGAACAGTGGGGGGGCGGGCCGGCTGCACCGCCACGCATTGCCCTGGACGATGACGAGTTTGGCAAGTTCTAG
- a CDS encoding chemotaxis protein CheW, which produces MTESQVLVEKDGNREDTQEGKYLTFHMGDEDYGIEIRYVIEIIGIQRITEVPDMPPYIKGVINLRGKVIPVMDVRARFNLPPRDYDERTCIVVVQLNETSVGLVVDKVNEVADIPPENIEPPPRSTAGGSSQYIQGMGKMGDRVKILLNVAKLLYDSDLEEIEL; this is translated from the coding sequence ATGACAGAGAGCCAGGTTCTGGTGGAAAAAGACGGCAATCGCGAGGATACCCAGGAAGGCAAGTATTTGACCTTTCATATGGGTGATGAGGATTATGGCATTGAAATCCGCTATGTGATCGAGATCATCGGCATTCAGCGAATTACCGAAGTGCCGGACATGCCCCCCTATATCAAGGGTGTGATCAACCTGCGTGGCAAGGTGATTCCGGTCATGGATGTGCGGGCCCGTTTCAACCTGCCGCCGCGTGATTACGATGAGCGCACCTGTATCGTGGTGGTTCAGCTCAATGAAACCTCTGTCGGCCTGGTGGTTGACAAGGTCAACGAGGTTGCCGATATCCCGCCGGAGAATATCGAACCGCCACCCCGCTCAACTGCTGGTGGCAGTTCCCAGTATATCCAGGGCATGGGCAAGATGGGCGACCGTGTCAAAATTCTGTTAAATGTGGCAAAATTGCTTTATGATTCAGATCTGGAAGAGATAGAACTTTAA
- the argC gene encoding N-acetyl-gamma-glutamyl-phosphate reductase produces the protein MIQVAVVGATGYTGVELVRLLARHPQVVVTAVTSRQYEGQRLDMVFPSLRGFCDLTCEELTPEELGQRAQLVFTALPHKTAMNFVPGLLRAGCRVVDLSADYRLRDQAVYEAWYQSHSSPQLLDEAVYGLPELYREQIRPARLVANPGCYPTSVALALAPLLRAGLIDPASLIIDSKSGASGAGRSAKTASLFCEVNEGFKAYAVANHRHTPEIEQTLSQLAGCAVLVNFTPHLLPVNRGILSTCYAQRCGTVDEAGLRRVVADFYQDEPFIRLCPAGDWPNTAYVQGSNHVDIGLALDPRTGRVILVSAIDNLVKGAAGQAVQNMNLMLGFEETAGLDLVPLFP, from the coding sequence ATGATACAGGTTGCGGTGGTTGGGGCGACGGGCTATACCGGCGTGGAATTGGTGCGTCTGCTGGCGCGTCACCCTCAGGTTGTTGTCACGGCAGTGACCTCACGTCAATATGAGGGGCAGCGGCTTGATATGGTCTTTCCCTCGCTGCGTGGTTTCTGTGATCTGACATGCGAAGAACTGACGCCAGAAGAACTGGGTCAGCGGGCGCAGCTGGTGTTTACTGCTTTGCCACATAAGACGGCGATGAATTTTGTGCCGGGTCTGTTGCGGGCGGGTTGTCGGGTGGTCGATCTGTCGGCTGATTACCGTTTGCGGGATCAGGCTGTCTACGAGGCCTGGTATCAGTCCCATAGCAGTCCGCAGTTGCTTGATGAGGCGGTCTATGGTTTGCCTGAGCTGTACCGCGAGCAGATCCGGCCGGCCCGGTTGGTGGCCAATCCGGGCTGCTATCCGACCAGTGTGGCGCTGGCGCTGGCGCCACTGCTGCGGGCTGGGCTGATCGATCCGGCCAGCTTGATCATCGACAGCAAATCGGGTGCCAGTGGGGCCGGCCGCTCGGCCAAGACAGCCAGTTTGTTCTGTGAAGTCAATGAGGGATTCAAGGCCTATGCCGTTGCCAATCACCGTCATACGCCGGAGATTGAACAAACCCTGTCTCAATTGGCCGGTTGCGCGGTTCTGGTCAATTTCACACCCCATTTGCTGCCGGTCAACCGGGGTATTCTTTCCACCTGTTATGCGCAGCGCTGCGGCACGGTCGACGAGGCCGGTCTGCGCCGGGTTGTAGCCGATTTTTATCAGGACGAACCCTTTATTCGTCTGTGCCCGGCGGGTGATTGGCCGAATACGGCTTATGTTCAGGGCAGTAACCATGTCGATATCGGCCTTGCGCTTGATCCGCGCACGGGGCGGGTGATCCTTGTGAGTGCCATCGACAATCTGGTCAAGGGTGCGGCTGGTCAGGCCGTGCAGAATATGAATCTGATGCTTGGTTTCGAGGAAACGGCTGGTCTGGATCTGGTGCCGCTGTTTCCCTGA
- the rpsI gene encoding 30S ribosomal protein S9: MPEQRFYATGKRKTSVARVWMKPGTGSITVNKRDIDEYFGRETSKMVIRQPLELTNNIGKYDVIVNVCGGGPSGQAGAIKHGITKALLEVDESLRAVLKKAGFITRDSRIKERKKYGRAAARRSFQFSKR, from the coding sequence ATGCCTGAACAGCGTTTTTATGCCACCGGCAAGAGAAAAACCTCAGTTGCGCGGGTCTGGATGAAACCGGGCACTGGCAGCATTACCGTCAACAAGCGCGATATCGATGAGTATTTCGGTCGTGAAACCTCCAAGATGGTGATTCGTCAGCCCCTTGAGCTCACCAACAACATCGGCAAGTACGATGTTATCGTCAATGTCTGTGGTGGTGGTCCTTCCGGCCAGGCCGGTGCCATCAAGCACGGCATCACCAAGGCCCTGCTGGAGGTCGATGAGTCGCTGCGGGCGGTGCTGAAGAAAGCGGGCTTCATCACCCGTGACAGCCGCATCAAGGAGCGCAAGAAATATGGCCGTGCCGCTGCCCGGCGCAGCTTCCAGTTCTCCAAGCGTTAA
- the rplM gene encoding 50S ribosomal protein L13, whose protein sequence is MMSTQTAKAADVKRDWFVVDMDGKILGRIATEIARILRGKHKAIYSPSVDTGDFVIVVNAAKLQLTGNKLSDKTYYHHTGYPGGIRSITADKLLQKKPEDLIIKAVRGMLPKNKLGRQMLKKLKVYAGAEHQHGAQQPKVLEIQ, encoded by the coding sequence ATGATGAGCACGCAAACAGCTAAGGCAGCCGATGTCAAGCGCGACTGGTTCGTCGTGGACATGGACGGCAAGATTCTTGGTCGCATCGCGACAGAAATCGCGCGGATTCTGCGCGGCAAGCATAAGGCCATTTACAGCCCCAGTGTCGATACGGGGGATTTTGTTATTGTGGTCAATGCGGCAAAACTGCAGCTGACCGGCAATAAACTCAGCGACAAGACGTATTACCATCATACCGGTTATCCGGGCGGTATCCGCTCCATCACGGCGGACAAACTCCTGCAGAAAAAACCGGAAGATCTGATTATTAAGGCGGTTCGTGGCATGCTGCCGAAGAACAAACTCGGGCGTCAGATGCTTAAGAAGCTCAAGGTCTATGCCGGTGCTGAGCACCAGCACGGTGCCCAGCAGCCTAAAGTTCTTGAAATTCAGTAA
- the truA gene encoding tRNA pseudouridine(38-40) synthase TruA: MARIVLQLEYEGTAYQGWQLQAGDRTVQYVVEQALAQICGHPVRLHGSGRTDAGVHARGLHAHFDTHRPRPLKAYREGVNALLPPDIVVRQVWQVPQTFHARFDARGKWYRYRLLLSSHRSPLLSRYSWQVAASLDVAAMRQAAALLEGRHDFAAFRSSSCVARTTEREIFSLILTEQAPELLIDVRGSGFLKNMVRILVGTLVDVGRGRLTPEQVGTILAGLNRQLAGRTAPPQGLCLMEVWYEKTALDGEMS, encoded by the coding sequence ATGGCGCGGATTGTGCTGCAACTGGAATACGAGGGTACGGCCTATCAGGGCTGGCAGCTGCAGGCCGGTGACCGGACGGTGCAGTATGTGGTTGAGCAGGCTCTGGCGCAAATCTGTGGTCATCCGGTGCGGCTTCATGGATCGGGCCGAACCGACGCCGGTGTTCATGCGCGTGGTCTGCACGCCCATTTCGATACACACCGACCGCGGCCGCTCAAGGCCTATCGTGAAGGGGTGAACGCCCTGCTGCCGCCGGATATCGTGGTTCGCCAGGTCTGGCAGGTGCCGCAGACCTTTCATGCCCGTTTTGATGCCCGCGGCAAATGGTATCGCTACCGGTTGCTGCTCTCGTCGCACCGTTCTCCCCTGCTTAGCCGTTACAGCTGGCAGGTGGCTGCTTCTCTTGATGTTGCCGCTATGCGCCAGGCGGCCGCACTGCTTGAAGGTCGGCACGATTTCGCCGCCTTTCGCTCCTCCTCCTGTGTCGCCAGAACCACGGAGCGCGAAATTTTCAGCCTGATCCTGACAGAGCAGGCGCCGGAACTGCTCATTGATGTCAGGGGAAGCGGCTTTCTCAAGAATATGGTGCGGATACTGGTTGGCACCCTGGTGGATGTTGGCCGTGGCCGGCTGACGCCTGAGCAGGTCGGCACGATTCTGGCCGGCCTGAACCGGCAGCTGGCCGGTCGCACGGCGCCGCCGCAGGGATTGTGCCTGATGGAGGTCTGGTACGAAAAAACAGCTCTGGACGGGGAAATGTCTTGA
- the asd gene encoding aspartate-semialdehyde dehydrogenase: MKVGFVGWRGMVGSVLMQRMQQENDFAAIEPVFFSTSQVGGDAPLGAGTLKDANDLAALKQLDVVVTCQGGDYTKAVHGPLRQSGWQGYWIDAASTLRMESDAVIILDPVNRQVIDKALAAGGKDFIGGNCTVSLMLMALGGLFRADLVKWVSSMTYQAASGAGAPNMRELLAQMGGLHASVAGLLADPASAILEIDRQVTERLRDGSLPQKEFGFPLAGSLLPWIDREVEDGQSREEWKGFVETNKILGTREPIPVDGLCVRVGAMRCHSQALTIKLKKDVPLADIEALLAADNDWVKLVPNTKADSLAQLTPAAVSGSLAVPVGRVRKMKMGPKFVSAFTCGDQLLWGAAEPLRRMVRILLER; this comes from the coding sequence ATGAAAGTCGGATTCGTCGGGTGGCGGGGGATGGTTGGTTCGGTGCTGATGCAGCGCATGCAGCAGGAGAACGACTTTGCGGCAATCGAGCCGGTATTCTTTTCTACGTCCCAAGTGGGTGGTGATGCGCCCCTGGGGGCGGGCACCCTTAAGGATGCCAATGACCTGGCCGCGCTCAAGCAGCTTGATGTGGTGGTGACCTGTCAGGGTGGCGACTATACCAAGGCGGTGCATGGCCCGTTGCGACAGTCCGGCTGGCAGGGCTACTGGATTGATGCCGCCAGCACCCTGCGGATGGAATCCGACGCCGTTATCATCCTTGATCCGGTCAACCGCCAGGTGATCGATAAGGCCTTGGCTGCAGGCGGCAAGGATTTTATCGGCGGCAATTGCACGGTGAGTCTGATGTTGATGGCGCTGGGAGGGCTGTTCCGCGCCGATCTGGTCAAGTGGGTGTCCTCCATGACCTATCAGGCGGCCTCTGGCGCCGGTGCTCCCAATATGCGGGAACTGCTGGCCCAGATGGGTGGCTTGCATGCGTCGGTGGCCGGTTTGCTGGCTGACCCGGCTTCGGCCATTCTCGAAATCGATCGCCAAGTGACGGAGCGCCTGCGCGACGGCAGCCTGCCGCAGAAAGAGTTCGGTTTTCCGTTGGCCGGCAGCCTGCTGCCCTGGATCGATCGCGAGGTCGAAGACGGTCAGAGTCGCGAGGAGTGGAAAGGCTTTGTCGAAACCAACAAGATTCTCGGCACCCGGGAGCCCATTCCGGTCGATGGTCTGTGTGTTCGCGTCGGTGCCATGCGTTGCCATAGCCAGGCGCTGACCATCAAGCTTAAAAAGGATGTGCCCCTGGCTGACATTGAAGCCCTGCTGGCGGCTGATAACGACTGGGTTAAGTTGGTGCCTAACACCAAGGCTGACAGTCTGGCGCAACTGACGCCGGCGGCGGTATCGGGCTCCCTGGCCGTGCCGGTTGGCCGGGTGCGCAAGATGAAGATGGGGCCGAAGTTTGTTTCAGCCTTTACCTGTGGCGATCAGTTGCTGTGGGGCGCCGCCGAGCCGCTGCGCCGCATGGTGCGGATTCTGCTCGAACGCTGA
- the leuB gene encoding 3-isopropylmalate dehydrogenase, translating to MASETFKVAVLPGDGIGPEVMAEALKVLDAIEKKYDVQFERRHANVGGAGIDLEGKALPQTTIDICKAADAILFGSVGGPKWESLPPDEQPERGALLPLRKIFGLFCNLRPAIIFPALTGSSTLKESVIEGGFNLLVVRELTGGIYFAEPKGIETVDGVRRGFDTMLYTEPEIERITRVAFDIARKRASKVCSIDKANVLSTSVLWRQVVERVAKEYPDVALSHMYVDNAAMQLVRWPKQFDVLLCGNMFGDIISDEAAMLTGSLGMLPSASLAEGSFGMYEPSGGSAPDIAGQGIANPIAQILSASMMLRYSFGMQQAADAVDAAVEKVLDQGYRTGDIYQGTSGETRVNTVEMGDAIVAAL from the coding sequence GTGGCCAGTGAAACGTTTAAGGTAGCGGTGTTGCCGGGGGATGGTATCGGACCGGAGGTTATGGCGGAAGCCCTGAAGGTTCTTGATGCCATTGAGAAGAAATACGACGTGCAGTTTGAACGGCGCCATGCCAACGTCGGTGGTGCCGGTATTGATCTGGAAGGCAAGGCCCTGCCGCAGACCACAATCGATATCTGCAAGGCGGCCGATGCGATTCTGTTTGGCAGTGTTGGCGGACCCAAATGGGAGAGCCTGCCGCCTGACGAGCAGCCCGAGCGTGGCGCCCTGCTCCCCCTGCGCAAGATCTTCGGCCTGTTCTGCAACCTGCGCCCGGCGATTATTTTTCCGGCCCTGACCGGCAGCTCGACGCTGAAGGAGTCGGTCATCGAGGGGGGATTTAATCTGCTGGTGGTGCGCGAACTGACGGGCGGGATCTATTTTGCCGAGCCCAAGGGTATTGAAACGGTCGATGGTGTACGGCGCGGCTTTGACACCATGCTCTACACTGAACCGGAGATCGAACGCATTACCCGTGTCGCCTTCGACATCGCTCGCAAGCGGGCCAGCAAGGTGTGCAGTATCGACAAGGCCAATGTGCTGTCGACCTCGGTGTTGTGGCGCCAGGTGGTTGAGCGGGTGGCCAAGGAGTATCCTGACGTGGCCCTGTCGCACATGTATGTTGACAATGCCGCCATGCAGCTGGTGCGCTGGCCGAAACAGTTTGATGTGCTGCTGTGCGGCAACATGTTTGGTGACATCATTTCCGACGAGGCGGCCATGTTGACCGGTTCGCTTGGCATGCTGCCGTCGGCATCGCTGGCTGAAGGCAGCTTCGGCATGTACGAACCGTCGGGCGGCAGCGCGCCGGATATTGCGGGGCAGGGGATCGCCAATCCCATTGCGCAGATTCTGTCGGCCTCGATGATGCTGCGTTATTCCTTCGGTATGCAGCAGGCGGCCGACGCGGTGGACGCAGCGGTGGAAAAGGTATTGGATCAGGGGTATCGCACGGGTGATATCTATCAGGGAACTTCCGGTGAGACACGGGTCAACACCGTGGAGATGGGAGACGCCATCGTCGCGGCCTTGTAA
- a CDS encoding 3-isopropylmalate dehydratase small subunit, with protein MEKVFKGPALFLDRSDINTDEIIPAKYLTEVTKEALQPYMLEDLKLEGFDPKSPAVRRARVVVTRENFGCGSSREHAPWVFEVNGVHTIIAQSYARIFRQNMFNGGMLAIELPKDQIDRLFALALRTEVEIAVDVEAQCLTANGADGTSETFSFDLSAFDKALVQAGGWVEFADARY; from the coding sequence ATGGAAAAAGTATTCAAAGGTCCGGCCCTGTTTCTCGACCGCAGTGATATCAATACCGACGAAATCATTCCGGCCAAATATCTGACCGAGGTCACCAAGGAGGCCCTGCAGCCCTACATGCTGGAGGATCTGAAACTGGAGGGGTTCGACCCCAAAAGCCCTGCGGTACGCCGTGCCCGGGTGGTGGTAACCCGGGAGAATTTCGGCTGTGGTTCGTCGCGTGAGCATGCCCCTTGGGTGTTTGAAGTCAATGGTGTTCACACCATCATTGCCCAGAGCTATGCCCGTATTTTCCGACAGAACATGTTCAATGGCGGCATGCTGGCCATTGAACTGCCAAAGGATCAGATCGACCGGTTGTTTGCCCTGGCGCTCCGCACCGAGGTCGAGATCGCGGTCGATGTGGAGGCTCAATGTCTGACGGCCAATGGCGCCGATGGCACGTCGGAAACCTTCAGCTTTGATCTGTCGGCCTTTGATAAGGCGCTGGTGCAGGCAGGTGGCTGGGTCGAATTCGCCGATGCCCGCTACTGA
- a CDS encoding 3-isopropylmalate dehydratase large subunit codes for MGKTIAEKIFERHLRDEPFAGTFVLDLDCVLCHEITTPVAIADLEWRGKDRVFDKTKIKAVIDHVTPSKDSKTALQAKMLRDWARRHDLQDFFDVGRNGVCHALFPEKGYIRPGYTVIMGDSHTCTHGAFGAFAAGVGTTDLEVGILKGVCAFRKPATIRVNLNGSLPAGVYAKDVILFVIGQLGVNGATDRVIEFGGPIVDAMSMEARMTLCNMAIEAGGTCGICMPDAVTLDYLWPFIAADYADRAAALADFTRWHSDADAVYDRVLDFDLSALEPQVTYGYKPDCVKPVAELAGTPVDQVYVGTCTNGRIEDLRVAAALLKGRRIADSVRAIVSPATPKIFSDALSEGLIQIFMDAGFCVTNPTCGACLGMSNGVLAEGEVCASTSNRNFNGRMGKGGMVHLMSPATAAATAITGRITDARSL; via the coding sequence ATGGGGAAGACGATAGCGGAGAAAATTTTTGAGCGCCATCTGCGTGACGAGCCATTTGCCGGCACCTTTGTGCTCGATCTCGATTGTGTGCTCTGTCACGAGATCACCACCCCGGTAGCCATTGCCGATCTGGAATGGCGTGGCAAGGATCGGGTCTTCGACAAGACCAAAATCAAGGCGGTGATCGACCATGTCACCCCGTCGAAAGACAGTAAGACGGCTCTGCAGGCCAAGATGCTGCGGGACTGGGCCCGCCGCCATGATCTGCAGGATTTCTTCGATGTTGGCCGCAATGGCGTCTGTCATGCCCTTTTCCCGGAGAAGGGTTATATCCGGCCCGGCTATACCGTTATCATGGGTGACAGTCACACCTGTACCCATGGTGCCTTTGGCGCTTTTGCCGCCGGTGTGGGAACCACAGATCTCGAAGTCGGTATTCTCAAGGGGGTCTGCGCCTTTCGCAAGCCCGCTACCATTCGTGTCAATCTGAATGGCAGCCTGCCGGCGGGGGTCTACGCCAAGGACGTCATCCTGTTTGTCATTGGCCAACTGGGTGTCAATGGCGCGACCGACCGGGTAATTGAATTCGGCGGTCCGATTGTCGACGCCATGAGCATGGAAGCGCGCATGACTCTCTGCAACATGGCCATCGAGGCTGGTGGCACCTGCGGTATCTGTATGCCGGATGCCGTCACACTTGACTATCTGTGGCCATTCATCGCCGCTGATTATGCTGACCGTGCCGCCGCCCTGGCCGATTTCACCCGCTGGCATTCCGATGCCGACGCGGTCTATGACCGGGTGCTTGATTTCGATCTGTCGGCCCTCGAACCGCAGGTGACCTACGGTTACAAGCCGGACTGTGTCAAGCCGGTGGCGGAACTGGCCGGTACGCCGGTCGATCAGGTGTATGTCGGAACCTGCACCAACGGTCGTATCGAGGATTTGCGGGTGGCCGCTGCCTTGCTCAAAGGTCGTCGCATTGCCGACTCGGTGCGGGCCATCGTGTCACCGGCGACGCCGAAGATCTTCAGTGATGCCCTGAGCGAGGGTCTGATCCAGATCTTTATGGATGCCGGTTTCTGCGTCACCAATCCGACCTGTGGGGCCTGTCTGGGGATGAGCAACGGGGTATTGGCTGAAGGCGAGGTCTGCGCCTCGACCAGTAACCGCAATTTCAACGGACGCATGGGCAAGGGTGGCATGGTGCATCTGATGAGTCCGGCCACGGCCGCGGCCACTGCCATCACCGGCCGGATCACCGACGCGCGCAGCCTGTAA
- a CDS encoding 2-isopropylmalate synthase, producing the protein MTDKKQIIIFDTTLRDGEQSPGASMTIEEKLRIAHQLEKMRVDVMEAGFPIASEGDFEAVKKIAQTIKGPQISGLARANDADIDRAWEALQYAGERGRIHTFIATSDIHMKYKLKMTEDEVVETAVRAVKRAVGYTPNVEFSAEDAVRTRLPFLARVVEAVIAAGARTVNIPDTVGYTIPSEYFNIISYLKQNVPNIDKAVLSVHCHNDLGLAVANSLAAVQAGAGQVECTINGIGERAGNCSLEEVVMALRTRQDILPYRTNVVTEHIYATSRLLTTITGIVVQPNKAIVGANAFAHEAGIHQHGVLMEKSTYEIMTPESIGLNQNKLVLGKHSGRHAFNQRLQQLGYELSKDDMQKAFVRFKALADVKKEIFDEDLEAIVADEIIRVPERFKLMEMSVTSGSFAAPTATVQMEIDGEVKKTAELGDGPVDATFKAIKKLTRSDARLLHFSVGAITGGTDAQGECTVRLEMQGREQLGQGAHPDIIVAAAKAYVNALNKIASLQKRTAVDL; encoded by the coding sequence ATGACAGATAAAAAACAGATCATTATTTTCGATACCACCTTACGTGATGGAGAACAGTCGCCCGGCGCCAGCATGACCATTGAGGAAAAACTGCGTATTGCCCATCAGCTGGAAAAAATGCGCGTCGATGTGATGGAAGCGGGCTTCCCCATTGCTTCCGAAGGCGATTTTGAAGCTGTTAAGAAAATTGCCCAGACCATCAAGGGACCTCAGATTTCCGGTCTGGCACGAGCCAATGACGCCGACATCGACCGGGCCTGGGAGGCGTTGCAGTATGCTGGCGAACGTGGCCGCATTCACACCTTTATCGCCACCAGTGATATCCACATGAAGTACAAGCTGAAGATGACGGAAGACGAGGTGGTGGAAACGGCGGTCCGCGCCGTCAAACGGGCCGTCGGTTATACCCCTAATGTTGAGTTTTCCGCCGAGGATGCCGTGCGCACCCGTTTGCCGTTTCTGGCCCGGGTGGTGGAAGCCGTTATTGCCGCCGGTGCCCGGACTGTCAATATTCCGGATACCGTCGGCTACACCATTCCGTCAGAATATTTCAATATCATCAGCTACCTGAAGCAAAATGTGCCCAACATCGACAAGGCCGTCCTGTCGGTTCACTGCCACAACGATCTGGGACTGGCGGTGGCCAACTCCCTGGCAGCGGTGCAGGCGGGTGCCGGTCAGGTAGAATGTACCATAAATGGTATTGGTGAGCGAGCTGGCAACTGTTCGCTGGAAGAGGTGGTGATGGCGCTGCGCACCCGTCAGGACATTCTGCCTTACCGGACCAACGTGGTCACTGAGCATATCTACGCCACCAGCCGCCTGCTGACCACCATTACCGGTATTGTGGTGCAGCCTAACAAGGCCATTGTCGGAGCCAATGCCTTTGCCCATGAGGCTGGCATTCATCAGCACGGTGTGCTGATGGAAAAGAGTACCTATGAAATCATGACACCGGAATCCATCGGTCTGAACCAGAACAAGTTGGTGCTGGGCAAGCATTCGGGCCGCCATGCCTTTAATCAGCGGCTGCAACAGCTGGGTTACGAGCTGTCTAAAGACGACATGCAGAAGGCTTTCGTGCGCTTCAAGGCCTTGGCCGATGTGAAGAAGGAGATCTTTGACGAGGACCTCGAAGCCATCGTGGCCGATGAGATCATTCGTGTGCCGGAGCGTTTCAAGCTGATGGAGATGAGTGTGACCTCCGGTTCCTTTGCCGCGCCCACGGCCACGGTGCAGATGGAGATCGATGGCGAGGTGAAAAAGACGGCCGAGCTGGGCGATGGACCGGTAGATGCCACCTTCAAGGCCATTAAGAAACTGACTCGCAGTGATGCCCGGTTGTTGCATTTTTCTGTCGGTGCCATCACCGGGGGTACGGACGCCCAGGGCGAATGTACCGTGCGGTTGGAAATGCAGGGTCGTGAACAGCTCGGCCAGGGAGCGCATCCCGACATTATTGTCGCAGCGGCCAAGGCCTACGTTAATGCATTGAACAAGATTGCCTCGCTGCAGAAGCGCACGGCGGTTGACCTCTAG